A window of Balearica regulorum gibbericeps isolate bBalReg1 chromosome Z, bBalReg1.pri, whole genome shotgun sequence contains these coding sequences:
- the IFNK gene encoding interferon kappa, with amino-acid sequence MTILVQKTLLRVCITLALYIKISHPVCLFQGLKVIYYNMNFLCKMGGYFSQQCLSETTDFRFPMEITEVTQKNVTMIIYEFLQQIFQLFSKNLPVGAWNMSNIEKFQNGIHQQIEDLEICLSEEQSKARNSFQIWILKSTTFSVKKYFQRITNFLKDKQYSYCSWEAVQMELRTCLIIFDRLMKKHRS; translated from the coding sequence ATGACCATCTTGGTTCAGAAAACTTTACTGCGAGTTTGCATTACATTGGCATTGTACATCAAAATCTCACATCCAGTTTGCCTCTTCCAAGGACTCAAAGTCATCTACTACAACAtgaattttctgtgcaaaatggGTGGCTATTTTTCTCAGCAATGTCTCAGCGAAACAACTGATTTCAGATTCCCCATGGAGATTACTGAGGTCACACAGAAGAATGTCACAATGATCATCTATGAGTTCCTCCAACAGATCTTCCAACTATTTAGCAAAAATCTTCCTGTTGGTGCTTGGAATATGAGCAACATTGAGAAATTCCAAAATGGAATTCATCAGCAAATTGAAGACTTAGAGATATGTTTGTCAGAAGAGCaatcaaaagcaagaaatagcTTTCAAATATGGATCCTAAAAAGTACTACATTCAGCGTGAAAAAGTACTTCCAAAGAATCACCAATTTCCTAAAAGATAAGCAATACAGTTACTGTTCCTGGGAAGCAGTCCAAATGGAATTGAGAACATGCCTTATAATTTTTGACCGCCTTATGAAAAAACACAGGTCATAA